ggagatcctactctgctgggcccttgagcaaggcccttaacctgcaattgctccaggggtgctgtacagtggctgaccctgtgctctgaccacaaggggtatgcgaaagctaacaaattcctaaaatgagaaattgtataaggcgaaataaagaaaaaaaattaaaaaagaattaggTACTGATATTAGTGAACTGATTTATATTAAACTGAAGAATATCAGGGCACGTCACAGACTTCATTGTTGTTTAAGAAGTTGGTTGCTAAACATGTGTTCACCTGTGAGCCGAGCTCTTTTAATATTAGAGTCCCTTATTTGATGAAGCACCAAATGGTGGACTGAAAATAGCTTCcttttaaattagattagatcaaGTGTATTAATATCTATGCTTACTATACATTGTGATTGTGCAGTAATGATGGGTGATATTAAAATCGGCTTAGATGCTCAAACTGATGCCTCTAACAAGTTATTTACTCACCTGCTGGACTGGTGCTGTTTAACCAAGTTGTGAAAGCTCAGAGTCTGTCAGATGTTAGCAACTTACAGCACGCATGCCAAGTGTGGCACGTAGAATGATTTCCAACTGCATGCTGAGAGAATTGatctaaaaaaaaactgaatttttaattGAACAGAAGCATGAttattatatgaatatatattaaatgaaattaaaattaaaaactgaaatgaaaactaaaacttaacaaaactgttAAAGTATATGaaaacaataacagaaataaaataataatttactaaaaatatttttagcttcCTTTACAAACGGACTTATGCAAAGGCTAACCTGGTCTTCAGGGGtcccaaaatgaattaaaatatcttcttcttttttcagctgctcctgttaggggttgccacagtggatcatcttcttccatatctttctgtccttgtcatcttgctctgtcacacccatcaccttcatgtcctctctcaccacatccataaaccttttatttggccttcatcttttcttcttctctggctgctctatccttaatccttctcccagtatacccagcatctctcctctgcaaatgtccaaaccaatgcaatctcacctctctgcctttgtctccaaaccgtccaatgtgagctgaccctctgatgtcctcgtttctaatcctattcattctcatcacacccagtgcaaatcttaacatctttaactctgccacctccagctctgtctcctgctttctggtcagtgccaccgtctccaacccatatattgtaacatagctggtctcactaccgtcctgtagaccttacctttcactcctgctgattCCCGTGTGTCACTaaccactcctgacactcttctccgccctgcctgcactctcttcttcacctctcttccacaatccccattactctatactgttgaccccaagtatttaaactcatccaccttcgccaactatactccttgcatcctcaccattccactgacctacgtctcattcacacatgtgtgaaggacaaaggacactcatttgaggacatTAACATCCAGATATTGGATAGAGAAGACAAGTGGTTTGAGAGAGGGGTGAGGGAAGCTTTGCATGTGCAAATCAACAACCCCTCACTCAACAGAGGTGGAAGTCTTAGGCATAACCTGTCTTCAGTTTATCATGCTGCCCTTTCATCCATCCCCTGGAAAATCAGGCCTAATTTACACCTCCACCAGGTGGCCCACTCTTAGCGACCCACTCTATGAAGGTAGGAGGAGCTGTTAAAAAGGTGTGACTGTTACATCTACCCACACCTCCCCCTTCCTTTGTCTTACTCAATGAGCCTATTCAGGCAGTGGCGGTTTTTGATATGGGAGACATGGGCCGTTGCCCAGGGTGGTATCGTGGTGGGGGCGGCATTATGGacatagtcattttttttttcacgcgCTCATGCTGCCCCGGCATCATGCCagtgcatttttgggattgcatgggcaccgaTCAGTTTTCTACTTCCCATTTGCGGGGAGTAAGGGCGCCCTCCATTTGTGAGGTGCGCCTGCTGCTTGCCGCACAGGGAGGAGAGGGGCGGGCTGGTGGTGGAttctctggctggctggctggctggagCAGCATGATCTAATAACCAGctcgcaaaataaaacaaaattaaaacaaataaacaaacacaaaagcaccagacattatgatatagacttataatttgcaccgatgtgttttctaaattctatcacACCCATATATGTGGGAACTGAGCGCGAGGGCCCTCAGTGTGCCTGCTTGCTGGTGTtgctgtgctgaagtctcacacaCAACCTGTCGAAAGAGGAGGGAGGCGGGGtgcttccaaataaagcacatttcattcataatattgtcaatccaAGCCCATTATGACACAATGaatttttcctgggttgtgcAAAATCACAGAAGAAACACCCTATACAAACTGAATCTGTGCACTAAGGCGTAGGTCAATTAGTTTACGTTGTGGTAATTCTCGGGTTGGGGGATGGGTGTTGATACTGGAGTGCAAAATTAACACAGATGGAAGATAGACAAGAAAAGGTCAAAGCCATCAGGTGCTCAgtttagaaaaaagagaaaagaagaggaggagaaacGAGCAAAAGATAAAGGTAAGCAGATGCGTCATTGGATAATGGCAGGTATTATGCATGACATGTATCCTGAAACAAGATAACATTAATTAGTAGGGATAGGGAAAActtctgtttatgttttgttaGCCACTTGGCTATGATAGTAAACAGTAGACAGACAGTAGACACTGGTGTGGTGtagaaagctgaaaaaaaaattataaacttaGAAATAAGAAAAcgagacagagagaaaagaagCACCCCTATTcaacctgtttatttattttaaggatttCTTTTGATTTCACCATGGTTTAGATGAGTTAAGTGCTCTTCCACCTCCAAGTCATTAGATGGGCGCTCCTTGCGCAAGCAGCATAGAGCAGCGTACagcaaacaggaagaataaatcctcctgtgtgaagctgaTGCCAGCTCAATGCGTGTGCtctttatcacaggttagtaaattcACCATAAatggagtgcacattacaggctttaaaacggtAAAACATCGTCAATtagattttgaacatgttgataaaatgatttgagttagtaagagtgtttttgtatggatatatatatttgtgtgctaacttactaatgcaaTTGACTCACCTAGTGGAGAGTGGTAGGCAGGGAAAGTTAACCCGAAATAATAATctgactgcagctctgagaaaaaaaggtttatgtagttgttagtgacctggtgaattgatgactggagatggtactaaagtgaaaattctttacattataacgaaatattttggtgctgtataaatgtaaaatttgattttgtctctgttagacattacatttccaatagtttgttttattgcattgattttgttcagtgtttattagAACACACCTTGGGCGTCGAGGGGGTGCTGGGGTGGTGCCAAAGGGGTGTTCACCCAGGGCACCAAACCGGCTAGGACCTCCCGTGTATTCAGGACATGTATGAAGTGAAACTAACCTTATACATTTTCTGACACATGAAATCAGTTTTGAGTCCACAGAGAAGTTGCCTGTTCCTGTGCATTCAGACACCTGTGTGACGCTGAAAGTCACCAAATACACACCTGATATTGAACAATTACCTCAGGAGAAGAAAGGACAAGGGTCACCATAATTGATTAATGTCTCAGGTCAATAATAATCAATGATTACTCATACTCATACTTACTCctaattttaataatgtgttttatgtttgattattttattttcttcttcaaacTATTGGACTTTCTGTCTTAACAACATATACATTTGacaattttacaattaaaattcaaagtaatgtgttcagaaataaaattttgcaaaacaaagtttttgtatttgttcaaaaaatattgaaaaatcaaCAAAGATTAGACTAGTTATTTAATGTACTGGAAACATGTTAATATAAGATCAAGTTAATGTGTTTCAGTGgttgttgtatatgaaaacatgatGGGGTTAGGTTGGCATGCTGAGTAACTTTGCAACATTACCTCAGCACACCAGTACTAAAAGGTCACCTCTATTCAGTCTATATCATATTAATTCATGAAAGACCAGTTCCTGTCTGTAGGCTGTAGTTTGCTCACCACTGCCTtagatgttaaaaagaaaatctgatcaGAGCACAAAGAAACTCCACCTTGTGTAATGAGAGCACTCAGCTCTTCATGGGCAATATTGGAGATCTCATCCTGGACTTTTCATACTTTACACTCAGTCTCACCAGGGCAGGCTCCAGGAACCTATTCTCTGAACTTAAAAAATCAGGTTTATAAGATAGATGCCTAAATATCTCTGTTACAGTAAATTTAGAAATTCCTTAAGTCAGTGTTAttcaaataattttcttttaatactaaactccactcacctctttttcttctttttctatctCCAGCTCcaccatttcatgatttttatgtccagtcaccacacacatcaagcagatgcacatctcatcagttttacaaaataactccagacttttctgatgtttctcacagagtttctcctttaGATTTCCATCAGGATCGACCAGCTTGTGGTGTTTCAGGGCATCTCcttcatagtgaggctgcaggtgagtctgacagtaggaggccatgCAGGTCAGACAGGACTTCACCGCTCTGAACTTCTTCCCAGCACAGATGTCACACTCCACTTCTCCAGGGCCAGCATAATTCTGAGATGGAGGAGGATGAGAAGAACTGAGTGccgtcttctttaatttcttgatgacttcattcagcagagtgtTTATGTGCAGTTCAGGTCTCAGCATGAAGAtgtgtctgcactgaggacatctgcactcttggctctgatcccagtaGTCCTTGAGGCAAttcagacagaaactgtgaccacaatGCAGTGACACTGGGTCATTCAGGATGTCCTGACACACCGAGCAGTTGAACTCGTCCTGTGATACAAACAGCTGagcttcagccatcgtcagtctgaggagaggcaggcaaTGAGAATCAAtcagacaaacaaggaagtgacttgtgaagaaacgaAAGTGAAAGTTTCTCTGTGCttagtgaggaggaggaggaagaggaggaggaggagatttgaagagaaagctgagagctcacagagagaacatctgaagagacactgagggtgaacagttaatgtgagacaggagctcagaGAGTGAAGACATACAGTAACAGGGCCTGCTAAAGATTAATTCACgtcagtatttcttatttatttaccaAACACTGAAGTTCACATCAGACAGACTCATTTACAAATggaataaaatgacaataaagcacAACACATAAATCAGTATTTAAAGCTCTTTATATTACCATGCTGGTACTTTGTTCATGCCAGTAATTTATCACCTTTTTCTCTGAGGCTCCCAGCTGTTAGACTCCCATCAAGGTGACTGAAGCCCATTTTGATTAAAATGGCCACCAATACTTAAATTAATATACATGTTCTGTATATCAAAATGGATGACAGACATTTCTCTTTCTCATATTTACATCTGGATAagaaattatgttttgtatttaaatgacagtacagtaacccagccacaggggatataGAAACCAGTGTTTtttcatgctggtcccaagcccagataaatggggagggttacataaGGAGGGGCatacagtgtaaaattttgcaagatcaacatgcggacaacaatacagatttccatactggatcggtcgagccccgggttaacaacgaccgccaccagtactgttagccaacagagtgctggcggaaattgggctagtTTTGgatgaaggaggagaagaagagggcTTCTATTTAACTCCCACCTCACTCAGCCTCAGCCCACCTTCCTTTGTCTTCCTGAAGGTTCTCTAAGGAGTCCTCCCTTCTCTTGCACATCACGCTATTCTCAGTCTTGTCCCTGGACCTGCCTACCTGCCTCAACAGCCAATCAGTCACTACACTGCTCCCCCCTCAGCTCCTTGCCCCCTCAGCAATATGAAAACTTCATAACGGCTGGGCAGGTGGATGTGCCATGTTGATCGTCTAGGAGCTGAAACAGATGAGGAGGAGATTCTGGACTCTGCAACAGCCAGAAGGTCATCTGGGTCAGAGAGGCTCAAGACAGCACTGGAATGAGATGCTGGGGAACTCGTAGATGCCTCATCTATTGGTTTTACCAATTAAGGCTCCTTtcctgatggaaaaaaaaaactaactttttccATGGTGTGGCAATTGCACCCCGTACACCACCACCCCAGCTCTCTCCAAAATCTAACAAGGACCCACCTATGAAAAGTCCAGCTTTGGGTATTTGCCTTTAATTCTTTCAGGGTAATAAACCCACATGCGATCCCCGCTCTCTAAGGGCCTCTCCTGGACTCAAATATCATAACGTGTCTTCTGTGCCATACCAGATGCTTGCATTTTCTAGGTCTGATGGTGTAGATGCATTGTTAGGGGGAAGGCCCAGCACAATGGCAGTGGACGTTCTAAATTTACGTCTTAACAGAAACAATGTGGTTATGCAACCCGTGGACTCCAGCACAGCAGAACAATGCGCCATTAAAATTAAAGGTACATTTTGATCCCAGTTCCGCCAGTCTTTATCAGTGACAATGGCCACCTGCATGGTAAGGGTGCAAATAAATTGCTTTGCCAATCCATTACTTTGTGGATACTGGGGTGTGGTATGGGTTTCCTTAATTCCAAGCTGGGCACAAATAGCCTGAAACACTTTGCTTTGAAAACTGAGCCCCTGATCTCAATGAAGTTCGGCTGGGACTCTGAAATGATTATTGATGCCCTCAGTTAGCCCCTTTGTCACGGTCTCTGCCTCTTGATTTGGCAAGCATACACCTCTGCCCACTTAGTGAAGTAATATATGGCCTAAAGCACGAAAAGGTTTCCTCTGCAAGATTTTGGGAAGCAACCCAATATGTCTGTCCCTACTTGTTCCATGAGTTTCCCAAACTTTATTGCTAAAACTGTACTAATGATTGTCCCAGGGGGTCCTTCTTGTCTGTGCAGGGGTCACACCAATGACAGAAATCCTCTCTATCCCAGTGACAGTGTCTCCAGTAAAAGTGTTGTGGAGATGTTTAAAAGTTCTTGACACTCCAAAGTGTCCTGCCCCTGGGGCTCCATACACGTGTTGCAGAACCTCTCTCTGCAGCTCCTTGGACGCTACAATCTGCCATCGCCACTCACCAGTTGCCATCTTTCACCATCTCTATTTCATGACACCCTCCTTGATGCTCAGACTGTCCCACATGGAGCAGAGCCACTTTACTAGAGTGCTCTCTGGTGCCACCTTGTCTCTAACCAACTCTTAATTTTTATCAACTCTGGATTTGTCTCTTGGTACTTGCACCAccctcattttcattttcaggcaGAGCAGCAAGGTTCCTCCTCCTTCAACTGCTTGGCCTGCTCCTTCTACCACTCTTCCAGTCCAGTGCAGTACTGGCAGTCATTCTCCACACAGGGTCTCTGGGACAGGGTGTCTGCATAGTGGTGGGTGCTGCCCTCATGGTACTCCATTGAGAATTGAAAAGACTGAAGATACGTCAGCCAGAGGGCCATTTGTGTCTCTGGTTCATGAAAATACCACAACCTTAGAATCAAATGAAAATTAGGAAAAGACCATTTATACTGGATGACAGTAAATGAAAGGCTAATTAGCCTCCATTACACCTGATCAGGTACTCCTTACTTTAGGACATGGCCAGAGGTGGGATAGGGTCTCGTGCAGATGACTTGTGTTGATCATAAGTATACATACATGAATACATATTTTGTACATCGATGGCACTCACTGCCCAAGTCGATATTGAAAAACCGGGGTGGTAAAGGACAAGCCTATGGGTAAGAAAAGCTATCAATCAAAGTCAAATTCAGCAAATCAGGTTCTTGCTTTCAGCCCTATAACCCTCCACCTACTTTGCTCCAATCAGCAGCATTAGCCTTTTTGAAATATCCCCGGGTATTATGGCTGCTTGTATAGTTCACTTCCTTCCATGTTGTCATAACTCCCTGAAGCCAACTACTGTGGCCCTgaagtgcaaagcaaaaaaatcaaaataaattttgcaaCATATTCCAGATATAAGATGTCACAATCTGAGATCACAACGcatgtttgtatttgtgtctttCAACTTGAAGTCAGTGACTTGCGATCTCACAACCTTAAAGTCGCGTCCTGACTCTTTAACGTGCGGCCAGTGCGCAGCTGTGGACCAAACCTGAGCTCCGCCTTCAGCCCCCACCTCCCTGCAGTGCGCATTCACGCTGACCTCAAAGCGCAGCACCGGTTTAAACCAGTCGGGCATTCCGTGAAGCGCGCGTGTCACAAAGACTTAGCGGAGTGAGCCTCACGTGAATAGCCGTCTGCTTACAGTCGAGGCTCAGTCGGTGCTGCGATATCAAAGTCTCCGTTGTTAACACATGACGGGCTGAGACAGTTCACGGTTATGTGCGCACACTCGGGAGATTTAAAGAGCGCCGAGAAACAATCATGGAGAACATCAGTGATGAAGACATCGACGAGAGAGTGTCAGTGCACTATTATGGGATGGCGTGGTAAAGTAAAAGACACGAGTGACAGACCATCTGAAGATGTCGAGTCTTTTTGAATTGATGTAAAAGTGAAGAACAGATGACAGAGAGAGGCGCCGAGCAAGAAGCAACACTTGAGTTGGGCGATTGGCGCAAATCTGTGACAAATTCATCTGCTGAATAATCGACGTTAACACACACACTCCTAAATGCGTTAATTGTACAATGTAACACATTGTTAATGAAGCAGCACCATTCAATCCAAGTCTATTAGTAGTAATATCGGGTCCCCAGCACTAGATCGTTATTATtacattactagcaaaatacccgcgctgcgcagcggtgaagtagtgtgttaaagaagttatgaaaagaaaaggaaacattttaaaaataacgtaacatgattgttaatgtaattgttttgtcattgatatg
This genomic window from Polypterus senegalus isolate Bchr_013 chromosome 4, ASM1683550v1, whole genome shotgun sequence contains:
- the LOC120529009 gene encoding E3 ubiquitin/ISG15 ligase TRIM25-like, which translates into the protein MAEAQLFVSQDEFNCSVCQDILNDPVSLHCGHSFCLNCLKDYWDQSQECRCPQCRHIFMLRPELHINTLLNEVIKKLKKTALSSSHPPPSQNYAGPGEVECDICAGKKFRAVKSCLTCMASYCQTHLQPHYEGDALKHHKLVDPDGNLKEKLCEKHQKSLELFCNWLLDHAAPASQPARESTTSPPLSSLCGKQQAHLTNGGRPYSPQMGSRKLIGAHAIPKMHWHDAGAA